CTCGGCCAGCACCCGGCGCACGGCCTCGGCCAGGGCGTCCGGATCGTCCACGGGGACCAGCAGGCCGTCCTTGCCGTGCCGGATCAGGGCCTTGGGCCCCTGGCTCTCGGCGGCGACGACCGGCAGGCCGTGGGCCCATGCCTGGATCACCACATTGCCCAGCGGCTCGTAGCGCGAGGGGAAGACGCAGACGTCCGCCGCCCGGTAGAGCGCCGAGGCGTCGGCGCGCCAGCCGAGGAACCGGACGCGGTCCTGCACGCCGAGGGCCGTGGCCAGGCCCTGCAGCCTGGTCTCCAGGGGGCCGGCGCCGGCGATCCACAGCCAGGCGTCCGGCAGCTTGGCCAGCGCCTGCAGCGAGACGTCATGGGCCTTGGACTCGTGCAGCCGGCCCATGCCGAGCAGCAGCGGCGCGTCGGCCGGCGTGCCCAGGGCGGCGCGGTCCAGCGCCGGGACGTCGGGCGGGGCGGCGGCGAAGTTGGGGATCCAGCTCACCTTCCCGGCGGGCCAGCCCTGGGCCACGATCCAGTCGGCGATGTCCTCGGTGTTGGCCACCAGGTGGTCGAAGCCCCGGTAATACTTGAGGCTGTAGTAGCCGCCGAGCCGGCCGATCCGCGCCCAGGGCCCGCGGGGCGTATGGCGCGCGGCGCGGTTCATCCAGGCCAGCGCCACCTTCGCCCCCTGCACCTTGGCGAAGCCGGCGGCGGCGGTGCGGGTGACGATGTCGATGGGCCCGCCGAAGGGCAGGGTGCGCACCGGCACGCCGGCGGCCTTCAGGCGGGCCTCGCGGCCGGGATGGCGGCGGATGGCCGCGGCCTGCGGGACCCCCGCCCGGCCCAGCGCCTCCACCAGGTCGACGAAGTAGGTCTCGGCCCCGCCGTCGCCGGCCGTTCCCAGGAGATGGAGGACGCTCATCGCGCGCCGACCCTAGCCGTTGAACGGCCTTCGCCCAAGCGCTTGAAGCCGCCGAAACGAACCCCTATAAGCCCCACCTCGCGCGAGCGACCGTGGCTGGGTAGCTCAGCTGGTTAGAGCGGTGGATTCATAACCCACAGGTCGGCGGTTCGAGCCCGCCCCCAGCTACCACGGTCCGCCCGCCGCCTCTTCCGACAAGGCGAGGCTGCAGGGCGAGGCGCGTTTTTCACCGGAAATGGAATTTCTGCGCGGCAGGTTGACCGTGCGCAATGTCGTGGGCGGTGGAAGGCCTAGACGAGGACCCATCGGACGCCGTCGTGGCGTCCAGGGGATAGACCAATGAAAGCCTTCGCTCTCTTCGCCACCGCCGCAGCCCTGGCCCTGACCGCGGGGACGGCCACCGGGGCCTGGGCCGCCGATGCGGCCCAGCCGGCCGCCGTGGCCGACATCGTTCGCCCGGCCACCGACCTGCCGCCGCCCATCACCCGCCGCGCGCCGGCGGTGGTGAAGGTGAACCTCGTGACCCAGGAAGTGGTCGGCAAGATCGCCGACGGGGCGACGTTCAAGTACTGGACCTTCAACAGCAAGCTGCCCGGCCCGATGGTGCGGGTCCGCGTCGGGGACACGGTGGAGGTCACCCTCCACAATCCGGCGGACAGCATGAACATGCACAACGTGGACTTCCACGCGGTGACCGGCCCCGGGGGCGGGGCGGCGGCGACGCTGGCCAACCCGGGCGAGACCAAGACCTTCAGCTTCAAGGCGCTGCAGCCCGGCCTCTACATCTACCACTGCGCCGCCCCGATGGTGGCCCAGCACATCGCCAACGGCATGTACGGCGCCATCCTGGTGGAGCCCGAGGAAGGCCTGCCGAAGGTGGACCGCGAGTTCTACGTGGTGCAGGGCGAGATCTACACCGAGGAGGACCACGACGCGCAGGGCGAGCTGACCGAGAGCATCGGCAAGCTGCTGGACGAGGACGCCGAGTTCTACGTCTTCAACGGCGCCTTCAAGGCCCTGACCGGCGAGAAGCAGCTGGAGGCCAAGGTCGGCGAGACCGTCCGCATCTACTTCGGCGTCGGCGGGCCCAACAAGACCTCGAGCTTCCACGTGATCGGCGAGATCTTCGACAACGTCTACAACCTGGGCTCGCTGACCAGCCCGCCGGTGAAGGACGTGCAGACCGTCACCGTCGCCCCCGGCGGCGCCACGGTGGTGGACTTCAAGCTGGAGGTCCCCGGCAACTACGTCCTGGTCGACCACGCGCTGAGCCGGGTGGAGCGGGGCGGGGCGGGCATCCTGCACGTCACCGGCCCGGAGAACCCGGAGATCTTCAAGGCCGAGGCCAACCCCAACCAGGATCACGGCCACTAGCCGTCCGCCCATCCGCAAAAGAGGAAGGCCCGCCGTTTCCGGCGGGCCTTTTTTCATGGCTGAAGAGCGGGGCGGCGGCTCAGCCGCACTTGGAGTAGCCGCAGTCGAAGCAGGTGTCGCAGCCCTCCTTGCGCACCAGGCCGGTCCCGCCGCAGCGGGGGCAGACGGCGCGGGGCGCGGCGGCGGCCTCGGCGGTCGCGGGGGGCGCCGCCGGCGGCGCCTCGACCGGATCGCAGACCGGGCCGGCGCGGCCAAGGTGCCGCTCGAGGATCCCGCCGATCGCCGCCGGCAGAGAGGGCACGTAGCGGCCGGCGAGCCAGGCGCCGCCCTGGGGATCGAACACCGCCTTCAGCTCCTCGGCCACGAACGAGACGTCGCCGCCGCGCCGGAAGACCGCCGAGATCATGCGGGTCAGGGCCAGGGTCCAGGCGTAGTGCTCCATGTTCTTGGAGTTCACGAAGATCTCGAACGGCCGCCGCTCGTCGCCTTCCCCCTCGTCGTTGATGGTGACGTAGACGGCGTGGGCGCTGTGCGGCCAGCGCACCTTGTAGGTCGCCCCCTCCAGCGACTCGGGGCGGGGCGGCAGGGGGGCGGGCGTCGGCGCCGGCGGCTCCGGCTTGGCCGGCGCCACCGACAGGACCGAGCCGGTCACCGCGTTCGGCCGGTAGGTGGTCAGCCCCTTGCAGCCGCGCCGCCAGCCGTCGAGGTAGACGTCGGAGAACGCGTCGAAGGCGATGTCCTCGGGGCAGTTGACGGTCTTGGAGATCGAGCTGTCGACCACCTCCTGGGCGGCGGCCTGGATGCGCAGGTGGTCGGCGGGGGTGAGCGTCTGGGCGGTGACGAAGATGTCGGCCGGCGGCTCGGCCTGTCCGTGCAGGCGCTTCCACACCGCCAAGGCGTAGTCCTCCACCGCCTCCTCGCGGGAGGAGCCGTCGGGCTGGCGGACCTTGCGGGTGTAGGCGAAGGCGAACACCGGCTCGATGCCCGACGAGACGTTGCCGGCCAGCAGCGAGGTGGTGCCGGTGGGCGCGATCGAGGTGAGGCAGCCGTTGCGCAGGCCGTGGCGGGCGATCAGCTCGCGGGTCTCGGGATCGAGGCCCTTCAGGTTGGGCGTCTCGAGCATGACCGGGTCGTAGAGGGGGAAGGCGCCCTTCTCGGCCGCCAGCTCGGCCGAGGCGCGGTAGGCCTCGCGCTTGATGACCTCGAGCCAGCGGCGGGTGAGCTCGGCCGACCGCTCGCCGCCGTAGGGCACGCCGCAGAAGATCAGGGCGTCGGCGAGGCCGGTGACGCCGAGGCCGATGCGGCGCTTGGCCTTGGCCTCGGCCTCCTGGGCCGGCAGCGGATAGCGCGAAACGTCGATCACGTTGTCGAGGAACCGCACCGCGGTGCGGGTGAGGGCGGCGAGCCGGTCCTCGTCCAACTCGGCGCCCGGCTCGAACGGGGCGGGGACCAGCCGGGCCAGGTTGATCGAGCCCAGCAGGCAGGCGCCGTAGGGCGGCAGCATCTGCTCGCCGCAGGGGTTGGAGGCGGTGATGGTCTCGCAGTGGGCGAGGTTGTTCCGGGCGTTGACCCGGTCGATGAAGATCACGCCGGGCTCGGCGCAGTCGTAGGTGCCCTGCATCAGCCGCCGCCAGAGGTCGGCGGCGCGGACCGTGCGGTGGACCACGCCATCGAACACCAGGGGCCACTCGCCGTCGCGCTCCAGCGTCTCGAGGAAGGCGTCGGTGACCAGGACCGAGAGGTTGAAGTTGCGCAGCCGCGCCCCGTCGCGCTTGGCGTCGATGAAGGCCTCGATGTCGGGGTGGTCGATGCGCAGGCAGCCCATCATCGCCCCGCGCCGCTGGCCGGCCGAGAGGATGGTGCGGCACATCGAATCCCACACGTCCATGAAGCTCAGAGGGCCGGAGGCGTCGGCGCCGACGCCGCGCACCGGGGCGCCCGAGGGGCGGATGGTGGAGAAGTCCATGCCCACCCCGCCGCCCTGCTGCATGGTGACCGCGGCCTCCTGCACGTGGCGGAAGATCCCCTCCAGGTCGTCCGGGATGGCGCCCATGACGAAGCAGTTGAAGAGGGTGACCGTGCGGGCCGTGCCGGCGCCCGCCAGGATGCGGCCGGCGGGCAGGAACTGGAAGTCGCCCAGGGCGTCCTCGAACCGCTCGCGCCAGGCGCGCCGCAGCTTGGGCGATTCGGCCCGCGCGATGGCCTCGGCCACGCGGGCCCAGGTGGCCTCCACGCTGCCGTCGCCCGCGCCGTCGGGCTGGGCGAAGCGGTACTTGCCGGACCAGATCTCGGCCGCGAGCGGATTGTCGAACGCCATGTGCTGTCTCCTTGGTGGGACAGGCGAGGCTGGGCGATTCCCGCGCAGGCGAATTTGTCGGGCCGCAAAGATCGGGCGGGACTCGGCGGACTAGATGAGGGCCGAATGGAGTTCTGTCCCATGCCCGCCGCCCAGCTTCCGCGGATGGAGATGTCCCGCGCCGAGAGGCTCGAGGACGAGACCCTGATCCGCCTGATCATGCAGTACCACGACGCCCACGTCCGCGACCTGGCGTCGGCGGCCCATACTGCCGAGATCGTCGCCGCCCGCCACGGGCCCGAATCGGGTTTCCCGCCCGCCCTGCCGGACGAGCTCGCGCGGCTGCGCGAGACGCTGCAGGCGCACCAGCTGCGCGAGGAGGCGGTGCTGTTCCCGGTGATCCTGGAGGGCCGGGGCGAGACGCTGCGCTACCCGATCAAGGCGCTGGGCTCCGAGCACGACGACATGCAGGACGGGCTGGAGCGGCTGGTCCGGCTGACCGGCGACTACGCCGCCCCCGCGGGCGCCTGCGCCACCTGGCGGGCGCTGTACGACCTGCTGCGCAAGTTCGACGGCGAGTTCCGCGAGCACGTGCGGCTGGAAGAGCGGGTGCTTTTCCCGCGTTTCCAGTAAGCGGCGCTTCAGAAAAACCGCCCGAGATTGTTCTGGCGCAAAGTGGAAAGAGGGGCGGCGGTCTAACCTTCAAAAGTCAGGCGAAAGCAACGCCTAAAACAAATCGCATCGAGAAGGTAAGACAATGCTCAAGACGATCCTGGCCGCCGGCGCCGTCGCCGGCCTCGTGGCTGTCGCCGGTCAGGCCGGGGCGGCCGAGATCCAGGTGAAGATGCTGAACAAGGGTGCGCAGGGGGCGATGGTCTTCGAGCCCGCCCAGGCGACCCTGAAGCCCGGCGACACCGTCCGGTTCCTGCCCACCGACAAGGGCCACAACGTCGAGACCATCAAGGAGATGCTGCCACCCGGGGCCGAGCTGGTGAAGAGCCCGCTCAGCCAGGAGATCGTGGTCAAGTTCGCCAAGCCCGGCGTCTACGGCTTCAAGTGCACGCCCCACTGGGGCTTCGGCATGGCCTTCGTCGCCAAGGTGGGCCAGCCGGTGAACCTGGCGACCGCCGAGGCCGCGATCGCCAAGACCCCGCCGATGGCCAAGAAGCGGCTGACGGCCAGCTTCGCGGCGCTCAAGTAGAGGGGCAAGTAGAAGGGGCCCAAGAGGGGGCGCGGACGTCAGCCCGCGCCCTGCTCGGCCAGGTCCAGGAGGACGTGCAGCTTGCGCACCACGATGTGGCGGCGCGAGCTGGCGGTGATCTCCCGGTCGTCCCAGGCCGAGAGCGTGCGGCTGACGGTGTGGAGCGTCGAGCCGGCCATCTCGGCGAGCTCCTGGCGAGTGATCGGGAAGTCGATCTCGACGCCTTCGGGCGTGCGCCGGCCCGCCTGGCGGACCAGGCGCACCAGGGCGCGGGCGATCCGCTGCTCCACCTTCTCCCCGGCCAGCTCGCCGACCCGGCTCTGCAGCTCGAACAGGCGCTCGCCCGCCGAGGCGGCCGAGCGCATCGCCACCTGCGGGAAGCGGGTCATCAGCTGGCGCATGACCGCCACCGGCCAGTAGATCTCGACGCTGTCGAGCACGGCCACCGCATCGGCCGGGAAGGGCTTGTCCATCAGCGCGGCCACCGTGCCGTACATCTCGCCGGGGCCGATGAAGCGGATCACCGACTGGGCCCCGTCGGGCCGGGTCTGGACGATCTTCACCCGCCCGTGGAGCAGGGTGTGGCAGGTGGCGCCGGGATCGCCCTGGGCGAACACCATCTTGCCCTGCGGCAGCCGGCGCACGAGGCCCGCCTGGAGCACCTCTCGGCGCCCGTCGGGGTCCAGCACGTCGAACATGTCGGCCCCCTCGAGAAGGGACGGATCGAGCTCGACGGTCATCATGGCGGTTCCGCTGTCATGGATGGGCCGGGCCCGATTACCGAAGCGGAGAACGGGCGTCGACCTGGGGTAAATACTTAGGGGGCGATGCGGGTTTCCGGGGCGCGCCTCGCGAACTGCCCAGTATTTCCACGTAAATAACCACGATGACTGTGGGGCTACTGCGACGTTTTGGACTTTGGTTGCGCAAGATCAACGTCGGAGGATTTCGTCTCGGGCATGTCCGCCCCATCGGCCGACTTGGGGGCGTCCCCCGGCCTATGGGGAAAAAGCGAGATGAACACGCGAAGACTATGGTTCGTCCTCGCCATCGTCATGGCGGTGTCCTTCACCGTCCTGGGGCTGATGGGACGAGAGATCTATCGACAGGCGCCGCCGATACCCGAGCGCGTCGTCGATGCGTCCGGCGCGGTGCTGATGACCCGCGAGGACATCCAGACGGGCCAGCTGGCCTGGCAGTCCATGGGCGGCCAGCAGAACGGCTCGATCTGGGGCCACGGCGGCTATGTGGCGCCGGACTGGTCGGCCGACCAGCTGCACCGCGAGGCCACGACCCTGCTGGACATCTGGGGCCGCCGGGACCACGGCGCGCCCTATGCGGCGCTGAGCGGCGAGGCGCAGGCCTCGCTGAAGGCGCGGCTGAAGGCGGCGTTCCGCACCAACACCTACGACCCCGAGACGAAGACCATCACGGTCTCGCTCGACCGGGCCGAGGCCATGCGCCAGGTGAAGGCGCACTACGTCTCGCTCTACAGCGACAGCGCCGAGCTGGAATCGCTGCGCGAGCAGTACGCGATCAAGAACGCGGCCGTGCCCGACCTCGGGCGGCGCGAGGCGATCGCCGACTACTACTGGTGGAGCGCGTGGGCCGCCGGCACGAACCGGCCGGACGACACCGTCACCTACACCTCGAACTGGCCGCATGAAGAGCTGATCGACAACGTGCCGTCCTCGGCCAACGTCGTCTGGTCGGTGGCCAGCGTCCTGCTGCTGATCTTCGGCGTCGGCGCGCTGGTGTTCTGGCACGCCCGCACCAAGCAGGAAGACCACCTGAAGCCGCCCGCCAGCGACCCGCTGGCGAGCCTGAAGCCGACGCCCTCGATGAAGGCGACCGGCAAGTACTTCCTGACCGTGATCGGCCTCTTCCTGCTGCAGGTGGGCCTGGGCGCCGTGACCGCGCACTACGCGGTCGAGGGCCACGAGTTCTACGGGATCCAGATCTCGGACATCATCCCCTATGCGGTCACCCGCACCTGGCACACCCAGCTCGCGGTGTTCTGGATAGCGACCGCGTGGCTGGCCACCGGCCTCTACGTCGCCCCGCTGATCTCCGGCCACGAGCCGAAGTTCCAGCGCCTGGGCGTCAACGTGCTGTGGGCCGCGCTGGTGTTCGTGGTGCTGGGCTCGATGGCCGGCGAGTGGCTGGGCGTCCAGCAGGTGTTCGACCTCAACACCAACTGGTGGTTCGGCCACCAGGGGTGGGAGTACATCGACCTCGGCCGCTTCTGGCAGATCCTGCTGTTCGTGGGCCTGATGCTGTGGCTGGTGCTCGTCAGCCGCGCCCTGTGGCCGGCCCTGAAGCGGCCGTCCGAGAGCAAGCCGGTCCTGGCCGTGCTGTTCATGTCGACCATCGCCATCGGCCTCTTCTACGCCGCCAGCTTCATGTGGGGTAAGCACACCCACGTCAGCATGGTGGAGTACTGGCGCTGGTGGGTGGTCCACCTGTGGGTCGAGGGCTTCTTCGAGGTCTTCGCCACCGCCGTCATCAGCCTGCTGCTGGTCAACCTGGGCCTGGTCCGCGCCAAGACCGCGAACGTGGCGGTGCTGTTCGGCACCATCGTGTTCCTGTTCGGCGGCGTGCTGGGCACCGCCCACCACTGGTACTTCTCGGGCACCCCGGTGTCGGTGATCGCGATCGGCTCGGTGTTCTCGGCCCTGGAGGTCGTGCCGCTGGCCCTGATCGGGGCGGAAGCCTTCGAGAACTGGCGCCACACCAAGGCCGCGCCCTGGGTCTCCACCTACAAGTGGCCGATCCTGTTCTTCGTGGCCGTGGCGTTCTGGAACCTGCTGGGGGCCGGCGTCTTCGGGTTCATGATCAACCCGCCGATCAGCCTCTACTACATCCAGGGGCTCAACACGACGGCCACCCACGCCCACTCGGCCCTGTTCGGGGTCTACGGGATGCTGGGCATCGGCCTTCTGCTCTTCTGCTTCCGCGGGCTCGCCCGGCGCGAGGCCTGGAGCGACAAGCTGCTGGGCTGGACCTTCTGGCTCCTGAACGGCGGCCTGGCGATGATGGTCTTCATGTCGCTGCTGCCCGTGGGCGTGGTGCAGGCCTTCGCCAGCATCGAGCACGGCTACTGGTACGCCCGCTCGCCCGAGGTGATCCACTCGCCGCTGGTCGAGACGCTGGTGTGGATGCGGGTGCCCGGGGACATCGTCTTCAGCCTCGGCGCCTTCACCCTGGCGGCCTTCGCGGCCCGGCTGCTGATCGGCGGCCGGCGTCCGCGGCAGGCGGTGCAGGAGGAGCCCGCACCGCTGCCGATCGCGGCGGAATAGGAGACCTGGGAGGGGCCGTCCCACCCCGACAAACGGCTTCTTCCGGCGGAGGGCCGGGCGGCGACGCCCGGCCCTTCTTCTTTGGCCCTTCTTCTTTGGCCCTTCTTCTTTGGCCCTTCTTCTTTGGCCCTTCTTCTTTGGCCCTTCTTCTTTGGCCCTTCTTCTTTGGCCCTTCCTTTTTGGCCCTTCCTTTTTGGCCCTTCCTTTTTGGCCCTTCTTCTTTGGGCCGTCTTCTTTGGGCCCCTCCTCTTTGCGCCCGCACAAGGACGCCGCCCTGCGCCCGGGCGATCCTCCCGGCCTTGCAACGGAGGTCGTCATGAACCGGCGCACGGATCGGCTGGGCGAGGCCCGGGCCTTCCTGGACGCGGACCGCAGGGGTCCGGCCACGGACGTCCAGAAGGTCGAGGAGGCCAGGCGCGGCAGGCGTCCCACGCGGGACGAGCTGGCCATGCTGGACGCGGGCCTGCTGGCCCGGAACTGACTACTTCGAGGGGCGGGTCAGGACGTAGGCGAGCACCGCCGCGAGGGCCGCGCCCAGGGCGAGGCTGGCCGCAAGGCTCTGGACGCTCGCGGCGAAGGCCGCCCAGCTGCCCGTGACGCCCACCGCGGCCGCGGCCTTGGCCGGCCGGGGAATGGCCCGCCGGGTCTCCCAGTCGACGAGCACGGGCCCGAGCTTCGGATGCCGCCGCAGACGCTCGGCCCACTCGGGCGCGCCGCGGCTGAAGGCCCACAGCGCCACCAGCAGGAAGGGAACGGTGGGCAGGCCGGGCAGGGCCACGCCCGCCAGCGCCAGGGCCGTCGCCGCCCCGCCCACGCCGCGGTAGGCCCACCGGGCGACGGGGCCGGGCGGTCCGCGGGGGACGGGACGAGGCGGGCGCATCTTCAGGCTCCGAGTGGCCGATTCTTCAGCAGCATCGACGAGTAGGCCACGGCGAACCCGGCGAAGGCCAGCGACCACAGGCCGACCGACGCGATGAGGAGCGGCGCCTGGAGCGCGGGAAGGAAGCCCGCCGCCACTCTCAGCGCGGCCGCGGCCAGGACGGCCAGGTAGATCCCGACGGTCGGCGCATCGGCGGCCAGCGGACGGCCGGAGTGGCCGCGGGTGGCGCGGGTCATCACCGCCAGGGTCATGACGCCGATCGCGCCGGCGGTCAGGGCGTGGACGCCGGCGGTGCGCGGGACCTCGCTGGTCAGGACGGCGCCGCCCAGCAGGGCCAGGCCCACGGCCAGCCAGCCGTAGCCCAGGTGCAGGATCCACAGCAGCGGCTCGCGGGCGGCGAGCCAGCCGCGCCAGCGGGCGAGGCGGACGAGGTTCACGAGGCCGGCGGCCAGCAGCAGGGCGCCGGTGAGCGTCCATTCCGGCGCGAAGGCCCAGCCGGCCGCCGCCGCCGCCGTCGTCCCCAGGGCCGCGCGGTCGACGAGGCCGAAGGGGGCGGGACCGGCCTCGATCCGGCGGGTCTTCAGCCAGTTGCGCGTGAAGCTCGGGGTGATGCGGCCGCCGATCAGCGCCAGCAGCACCATGGCGGCGGCCAGGGCCAGCCGCTCGCCCACATAGGAGTAGCCGAAGGCGGCGTTCAGGTGGAAGGCGACGTTGGCCAGCGCCAGGGCGCTGACGAGGCCGGCGACCGGCAGGTTGCGCCAGTTCTTCCCGGCCAGGATCTCGCGCCAGATCACGCCCGCGAAGGCGAGCAGGAAGGCGCTGTCGATCACCGCCGCCCAGGGGCCGATGGCGAACTCCATCAGCATGGCGATCCGGCCTGCGAACCACAGCGCCGCCAGCGCGCCCAGCGGCGCGCCGATCACCGGCATGCGGCCGGTCCAGTTGGGCACGGCGGTCGTCAGGAACCCGGCGACGATGGCGGCCATGAAGCCGAAGAACATCTCGTGGACGTGCCAGTCGCGGTGGGCGGCGAGCTCCGAGCCCGAGAGGTACATCCAGACCCACAGCGGCGCGGCGAGCGCGGCCCACAGGGCGCCGAAGAAGAAGAACGGCCGGAAGCCGAAACTCAGGAGCGGCGGGCCGGCATAGGCCCTGCGTGCGGCGGCGGTGGCCATTCCACGGATCCTTTCGCT
The Phenylobacterium zucineum HLK1 genome window above contains:
- a CDS encoding pseudoazurin, with the protein product MLKTILAAGAVAGLVAVAGQAGAAEIQVKMLNKGAQGAMVFEPAQATLKPGDTVRFLPTDKGHNVETIKEMLPPGAELVKSPLSQEIVVKFAKPGVYGFKCTPHWGFGMAFVAKVGQPVNLATAEAAIAKTPPMAKKRLTASFAALK
- a CDS encoding hemerythrin domain-containing protein — its product is MEFCPMPAAQLPRMEMSRAERLEDETLIRLIMQYHDAHVRDLASAAHTAEIVAARHGPESGFPPALPDELARLRETLQAHQLREEAVLFPVILEGRGETLRYPIKALGSEHDDMQDGLERLVRLTGDYAAPAGACATWRALYDLLRKFDGEFREHVRLEERVLFPRFQ
- a CDS encoding YbaN family protein — translated: MRPPRPVPRGPPGPVARWAYRGVGGAATALALAGVALPGLPTVPFLLVALWAFSRGAPEWAERLRRHPKLGPVLVDWETRRAIPRPAKAAAAVGVTGSWAAFAASVQSLAASLALGAALAAVLAYVLTRPSK
- a CDS encoding Crp/Fnr family transcriptional regulator, coding for MMTVELDPSLLEGADMFDVLDPDGRREVLQAGLVRRLPQGKMVFAQGDPGATCHTLLHGRVKIVQTRPDGAQSVIRFIGPGEMYGTVAALMDKPFPADAVAVLDSVEIYWPVAVMRQLMTRFPQVAMRSAASAGERLFELQSRVGELAGEKVEQRIARALVRLVRQAGRRTPEGVEIDFPITRQELAEMAGSTLHTVSRTLSAWDDREITASSRRHIVVRKLHVLLDLAEQGAG
- the nirK gene encoding copper-containing nitrite reductase, encoding MKAFALFATAAALALTAGTATGAWAADAAQPAAVADIVRPATDLPPPITRRAPAVVKVNLVTQEVVGKIADGATFKYWTFNSKLPGPMVRVRVGDTVEVTLHNPADSMNMHNVDFHAVTGPGGGAAATLANPGETKTFSFKALQPGLYIYHCAAPMVAQHIANGMYGAILVEPEEGLPKVDREFYVVQGEIYTEEDHDAQGELTESIGKLLDEDAEFYVFNGAFKALTGEKQLEAKVGETVRIYFGVGGPNKTSSFHVIGEIFDNVYNLGSLTSPPVKDVQTVTVAPGGATVVDFKLEVPGNYVLVDHALSRVERGGAGILHVTGPENPEIFKAEANPNQDHGH
- a CDS encoding nitric-oxide reductase large subunit, which encodes MNTRRLWFVLAIVMAVSFTVLGLMGREIYRQAPPIPERVVDASGAVLMTREDIQTGQLAWQSMGGQQNGSIWGHGGYVAPDWSADQLHREATTLLDIWGRRDHGAPYAALSGEAQASLKARLKAAFRTNTYDPETKTITVSLDRAEAMRQVKAHYVSLYSDSAELESLREQYAIKNAAVPDLGRREAIADYYWWSAWAAGTNRPDDTVTYTSNWPHEELIDNVPSSANVVWSVASVLLLIFGVGALVFWHARTKQEDHLKPPASDPLASLKPTPSMKATGKYFLTVIGLFLLQVGLGAVTAHYAVEGHEFYGIQISDIIPYAVTRTWHTQLAVFWIATAWLATGLYVAPLISGHEPKFQRLGVNVLWAALVFVVLGSMAGEWLGVQQVFDLNTNWWFGHQGWEYIDLGRFWQILLFVGLMLWLVLVSRALWPALKRPSESKPVLAVLFMSTIAIGLFYAASFMWGKHTHVSMVEYWRWWVVHLWVEGFFEVFATAVISLLLVNLGLVRAKTANVAVLFGTIVFLFGGVLGTAHHWYFSGTPVSVIAIGSVFSALEVVPLALIGAEAFENWRHTKAAPWVSTYKWPILFFVAVAFWNLLGAGVFGFMINPPISLYYIQGLNTTATHAHSALFGVYGMLGIGLLLFCFRGLARREAWSDKLLGWTFWLLNGGLAMMVFMSLLPVGVVQAFASIEHGYWYARSPEVIHSPLVETLVWMRVPGDIVFSLGAFTLAAFAARLLIGGRRPRQAVQEEPAPLPIAAE
- a CDS encoding NnrS family protein, whose product is MATAAARRAYAGPPLLSFGFRPFFFFGALWAALAAPLWVWMYLSGSELAAHRDWHVHEMFFGFMAAIVAGFLTTAVPNWTGRMPVIGAPLGALAALWFAGRIAMLMEFAIGPWAAVIDSAFLLAFAGVIWREILAGKNWRNLPVAGLVSALALANVAFHLNAAFGYSYVGERLALAAAMVLLALIGGRITPSFTRNWLKTRRIEAGPAPFGLVDRAALGTTAAAAAGWAFAPEWTLTGALLLAAGLVNLVRLARWRGWLAAREPLLWILHLGYGWLAVGLALLGGAVLTSEVPRTAGVHALTAGAIGVMTLAVMTRATRGHSGRPLAADAPTVGIYLAVLAAAALRVAAGFLPALQAPLLIASVGLWSLAFAGFAVAYSSMLLKNRPLGA
- a CDS encoding adenosylcobalamin-dependent ribonucleoside-diphosphate reductase, whose amino-acid sequence is MAFDNPLAAEIWSGKYRFAQPDGAGDGSVEATWARVAEAIARAESPKLRRAWRERFEDALGDFQFLPAGRILAGAGTARTVTLFNCFVMGAIPDDLEGIFRHVQEAAVTMQQGGGVGMDFSTIRPSGAPVRGVGADASGPLSFMDVWDSMCRTILSAGQRRGAMMGCLRIDHPDIEAFIDAKRDGARLRNFNLSVLVTDAFLETLERDGEWPLVFDGVVHRTVRAADLWRRLMQGTYDCAEPGVIFIDRVNARNNLAHCETITASNPCGEQMLPPYGACLLGSINLARLVPAPFEPGAELDEDRLAALTRTAVRFLDNVIDVSRYPLPAQEAEAKAKRRIGLGVTGLADALIFCGVPYGGERSAELTRRWLEVIKREAYRASAELAAEKGAFPLYDPVMLETPNLKGLDPETRELIARHGLRNGCLTSIAPTGTTSLLAGNVSSGIEPVFAFAYTRKVRQPDGSSREEAVEDYALAVWKRLHGQAEPPADIFVTAQTLTPADHLRIQAAAQEVVDSSISKTVNCPEDIAFDAFSDVYLDGWRRGCKGLTTYRPNAVTGSVLSVAPAKPEPPAPTPAPLPPRPESLEGATYKVRWPHSAHAVYVTINDEGEGDERRPFEIFVNSKNMEHYAWTLALTRMISAVFRRGGDVSFVAEELKAVFDPQGGAWLAGRYVPSLPAAIGGILERHLGRAGPVCDPVEAPPAAPPATAEAAAAPRAVCPRCGGTGLVRKEGCDTCFDCGYSKCG
- a CDS encoding glycosyltransferase; translation: MSVLHLLGTAGDGGAETYFVDLVEALGRAGVPQAAAIRRHPGREARLKAAGVPVRTLPFGGPIDIVTRTAAAGFAKVQGAKVALAWMNRAARHTPRGPWARIGRLGGYYSLKYYRGFDHLVANTEDIADWIVAQGWPAGKVSWIPNFAAAPPDVPALDRAALGTPADAPLLLGMGRLHESKAHDVSLQALAKLPDAWLWIAGAGPLETRLQGLATALGVQDRVRFLGWRADASALYRAADVCVFPSRYEPLGNVVIQAWAHGLPVVAAESQGPKALIRHGKDGLLVPVDDPDALAEAVRRVLAEPVLASRMTRAGEKRVAASFSEAAVVARWKALFADFGEG